A section of the Clostridium sp. TW13 genome encodes:
- a CDS encoding YjjG family noncanonical pyrimidine nucleotidase: MDYEVILFDADGTLFDYDKAEAQALEKTFKYFNFEYNEEKQLKKYREINKQIWIEYESGRISSQYMRIERFKQLFENYDVILDLHEFSKKYLSLLAAGIYLIDGAEEVCSYLSEKYKVVILTNGIKDVQNSRINNSVLKKYIKHIITSEETGYKKPDAGIFNYTFNKIGHVDKDKILIVGDSLSTDIKGGVNYGISTCWYNAYENKNLTELKPNYEIKDLRELLYLL, translated from the coding sequence ATGGATTACGAAGTGATTTTATTTGATGCTGATGGCACATTGTTTGATTATGATAAAGCAGAAGCTCAAGCTCTAGAAAAAACATTTAAGTACTTTAATTTTGAATATAATGAAGAAAAACAATTAAAAAAATATAGAGAAATAAATAAACAAATTTGGATAGAGTATGAAAGTGGTAGGATTAGTTCTCAATATATGAGAATTGAAAGATTTAAACAACTTTTTGAAAATTATGATGTAATATTGGATTTACATGAGTTCAGCAAAAAATATTTATCCTTACTTGCAGCTGGGATATATTTAATTGATGGAGCAGAAGAAGTGTGCAGCTATCTTTCTGAAAAATATAAAGTTGTAATTTTAACTAACGGAATCAAGGATGTTCAAAACTCAAGAATCAATAATTCAGTTTTGAAAAAATATATTAAGCATATAATTACTTCAGAAGAAACAGGCTATAAAAAACCAGATGCAGGTATTTTTAATTATACTTTTAATAAAATTGGACATGTTGATAAAGATAAAATTTTAATTGTTGGGGATTCGTTAAGTACAGATATTAAGGGTGGAGTTAATTATGGTATTTCTACCTGCTGGTATAATGCATATGAAAATAAAAATTTAACTGAATTAAAACCTAATTATGAGATTAAAGATTTAAGAGAGTTACTATATTTACTTTAA
- a CDS encoding MarR family winged helix-turn-helix transcriptional regulator: MQKRQGGFLVSKIHQLAGRIFTKKLKDYDLYDLNSAQGRIIFVLWQNDEISIQELSKRTSLEKSTLSRMLERLENSGYIQRIASADDRRKTLVKLTPKNEELKDAYEEVSNDMLDLFYKGFTEDEIDEFESYLKKIHENLFQFEKNSKKGE, from the coding sequence ATGCAAAAAAGACAAGGAGGCTTTTTAGTTTCTAAAATACATCAATTAGCAGGCCGTATCTTTACTAAAAAGCTTAAGGATTATGATCTTTATGATCTAAATTCAGCCCAAGGGAGAATAATATTTGTTTTATGGCAAAATGATGAGATTTCAATTCAAGAACTATCCAAGAGAACATCTTTAGAAAAGTCCACTCTTTCTCGCATGTTAGAAAGACTTGAAAATTCAGGATACATACAAAGAATTGCCTCTGCTGATGACCGTCGTAAAACACTCGTAAAGCTAACACCTAAAAATGAAGAACTTAAGGATGCCTATGAAGAAGTTTCTAATGATATGTTGGATCTTTTTTATAAGGGATTTACTGAAGATGAGATTGATGAATTTGAAAGTTACCTCAAAAAGATTCATGAAAACCTTTTTCAATTTGAAAAGAATTCTAAGAAGGGAGAATAA
- a CDS encoding DUF2461 domain-containing protein, which yields MINEEYTFKGFSTETVSFLKNLNENNNKVWFEENKENYKKLLLKPMESLVMDMSNYMLTIDPLIDTTPSVSKTISRIYRDTRFSKDKSPYKDTMWITFKRPSKDWASNPAFFFEISQNSYRYGMGFFSATPNTMELFRKNIDTSPKEFKKSISFYSKQNVFVVEGDKYKRILDNNKPEEILDWYQRKNLYLVCNKEIDEVLFSQQLVDELKSNFNLLSDFYHYLCKIKK from the coding sequence ATGATTAATGAAGAATACACATTTAAAGGATTTTCTACTGAAACAGTAAGTTTTCTAAAGAATTTAAATGAAAATAACAACAAGGTCTGGTTTGAGGAAAATAAAGAAAATTATAAAAAATTACTGTTAAAACCTATGGAATCTTTAGTTATGGATATGAGTAACTATATGCTAACTATAGATCCGCTTATTGATACTACTCCTTCAGTAAGTAAAACTATATCAAGAATATATCGTGACACAAGATTTTCAAAAGATAAATCTCCATATAAGGATACAATGTGGATTACATTTAAAAGGCCATCAAAGGACTGGGCTTCTAATCCAGCTTTCTTTTTTGAGATATCTCAGAATTCCTATAGATATGGTATGGGCTTTTTTTCTGCAACTCCCAACACAATGGAGTTATTTAGAAAAAATATTGATACTTCTCCTAAGGAGTTTAAAAAATCAATATCTTTCTATTCTAAACAAAATGTATTCGTTGTTGAAGGCGACAAATATAAAAGAATTTTAGATAATAACAAGCCAGAAGAAATATTAGATTGGTATCAAAGAAAAAATTTATATTTAGTTTGCAATAAAGAAATCGATGAGGTGCTATTCAGTCAACAATTAGTTGATGAATTGAAATCTAACTTTAATTTGTTGTCAGACTTCTATCATTATCTATGTAAAATAAAAAAATAA
- a CDS encoding pyridoxamine 5'-phosphate oxidase family protein, with translation MDNQNIIKKSLELVNSCKFAMVGSNGANGFPNIKSMIKIETEGLKKVWFSTNTSSKRVSQFRENPKACVYFTDQEKWTGLMLIGNVEVIEEPKIKERFWSDGCEIYYPLGVTDPDYCILCFTAKSGNYYESLSNTTFEI, from the coding sequence TTGGATAACCAAAACATTATTAAAAAATCATTAGAACTAGTAAATAGTTGCAAATTTGCAATGGTAGGCTCAAATGGAGCGAATGGCTTTCCTAATATCAAATCAATGATTAAAATAGAAACTGAAGGGCTTAAAAAAGTATGGTTCAGTACCAACACTTCAAGTAAAAGAGTTTCACAATTTAGAGAAAATCCAAAGGCTTGCGTGTATTTTACTGATCAAGAAAAATGGACTGGATTAATGTTGATTGGCAATGTTGAAGTGATTGAAGAACCAAAAATAAAAGAAAGATTCTGGTCTGATGGATGTGAAATATACTACCCTCTAGGTGTTACTGATCCAGATTATTGTATTCTTTGTTTTACTGCAAAATCAGGGAATTATTATGAATCTTTATCTAATACAACTTTTGAAATTTAG
- a CDS encoding SdpI family protein, whose translation MGFWIFMTIMNLLIPIIMIGFGSYSSKNAPKDINHIFGYRTSMSMKNKETWEFAHHHSGRIWLKVGWIMLIVSSIAMLFVIGNDINIVGTLGLILCVIQVIALIASIVPTEKALKRNFDENGNRRR comes from the coding sequence ATGGGATTTTGGATTTTTATGACGATCATGAACTTATTGATTCCTATAATAATGATTGGATTTGGCAGCTATTCTAGCAAAAATGCACCCAAAGATATAAATCATATTTTTGGCTATAGAACTTCTATGTCAATGAAGAATAAAGAGACTTGGGAATTTGCACATCATCATTCTGGACGGATATGGCTAAAAGTTGGCTGGATTATGCTTATCGTTTCTAGCATAGCAATGTTATTTGTAATAGGAAATGATATCAATATTGTAGGTACTTTGGGATTAATCCTTTGTGTAATACAGGTTATTGCTTTAATTGCGTCAATAGTTCCTACAGAAAAGGCATTAAAAAGAAATTTTGATGAGAATGGTAATAGAAGACGATAG
- a CDS encoding pyridoxamine 5'-phosphate oxidase family protein: MFREMRKKEREIKTDETIEILKNNSYGVLSTICENGYPYGVPISYVYINDSVYFHCATEGQKLDNINNNNKVSFCIVGETCVLPDKFSTQYESVIIFGRANEVFDDEKNTVLLEILNKYSPEYIEKGRVYIEKASERTKVYKINIDNITGKARR; this comes from the coding sequence TTGTTCAGAGAAATGAGAAAAAAAGAAAGAGAAATTAAAACTGATGAAACCATTGAGATATTAAAAAACAATAGTTATGGTGTTTTATCAACAATATGTGAAAATGGATATCCTTATGGAGTTCCAATAAGCTACGTTTATATCAATGATTCTGTGTATTTTCATTGTGCAACAGAAGGACAAAAATTAGATAATATAAATAACAATAATAAAGTTTCTTTTTGTATAGTTGGAGAAACCTGTGTGCTACCAGATAAATTTAGTACCCAATATGAAAGTGTAATAATCTTTGGTAGAGCTAATGAAGTTTTTGATGATGAAAAAAATACAGTTCTTTTAGAAATATTAAATAAATATTCACCAGAATATATTGAAAAGGGTAGAGTATATATTGAAAAAGCTAGTGAAAGAACTAAGGTATATAAAATAAATATAGATAACATTACTGGAAAGGCAAGACGATAG
- a CDS encoding prolyl-tRNA synthetase associated domain-containing protein — translation MIEKNEQQVYEVLNSLGINYVRYEHKPIYTVNEAKEIETFIEGIKCKNLFLRNVKGDTHYIIILDEDKRIDLKLLAKQIGSSRLSFASEERLSRYLKLKPGSVTPFGIINDVASEVIILIDRSLVNERLMNFHPNVNTATIGISYADLEKFIKWHKNRFIHIEIN, via the coding sequence ATGATTGAAAAAAATGAACAACAGGTATATGAAGTTTTAAATTCATTGGGAATTAATTATGTTAGATACGAGCATAAACCTATATATACTGTTAATGAAGCAAAAGAAATAGAAACATTTATTGAAGGAATAAAATGCAAAAATCTTTTTCTTAGAAATGTTAAAGGTGATACTCATTATATTATAATTTTAGATGAAGATAAGAGAATTGATTTAAAACTTCTAGCTAAACAAATAGGAAGTTCACGGTTATCCTTTGCCTCAGAAGAGCGGTTATCCAGATATTTAAAACTTAAACCTGGCTCAGTTACGCCCTTTGGGATAATAAATGATGTTGCCAGTGAAGTAATAATTTTAATAGATAGAAGTTTAGTAAATGAGAGATTAATGAATTTTCATCCTAATGTTAATACAGCAACTATTGGCATATCCTATGCTGATTTAGAGAAATTTATTAAATGGCATAAAAATAGGTTCATTCATATAGAGATAAACTAA
- a CDS encoding carboxylesterase/lipase family protein: MKEDKQKEFRMNSKKFIQLKFWIPFLLIAVLSFTILAIDKNTSIGWAVSIILLIVMLFMRNKILNFKWIFRFGIWLLIVIGLGFLTIYTYPCPINRSAEPFGQSTVTETIRTENGLISGVYNSDKSVKIFAGLPYAAPPVGNLRWKAPQPAKSWSGVKAADHFSNCAMQNEVPTIIKELYYSRLGTDALSDAAIKNNEPVSEDCLYLNVWTSAKSNVKKQPVIVYIHGGSFTSGSGSIDIYNGESMAKKGVVFVTMNYRIGIFGFMSHPDLTKESGYNASGNYGILDQIAALKWVKRNIEAFGGNPNNVTVAGESAGSMSVSVLVASPLAKGLFQHAIGESGAIFGSRGVKGGPSLTLKEAENVGVNFASSQNTNSIEELRKMSAKDLLKASKNVSTRPIIDGYVLPDTIYNIFAKGKQNDVPILIGSNANEGALFITLPWPENGAVSAEKFKEQVRAAYKDKADEFLKLFPCNTDDEAIKSQVESGTDQWFSWHMHTWAKLQTETGKSKVYLYYFSHAQPGPANWKELGATHGFEIPYAYDNLRLFDLQFTEADKKIANIMSSYWFNFAKTGNPNGDSLPLWTCYDEESDRVMNIGDYVGTIPTPHKENLKFFDEYEAGLRNN; encoded by the coding sequence ATGAAAGAAGATAAGCAAAAAGAATTTAGAATGAATTCTAAAAAGTTTATTCAGTTAAAATTTTGGATTCCATTTTTACTAATTGCAGTATTATCATTTACTATCCTAGCAATTGATAAAAATACATCTATAGGTTGGGCAGTATCTATTATTCTTTTAATTGTAATGTTGTTTATGAGAAATAAAATTTTAAATTTCAAATGGATTTTTAGATTTGGTATCTGGCTATTAATAGTAATAGGTTTGGGTTTTCTGACTATATACACCTATCCATGTCCTATAAATAGATCTGCTGAACCATTTGGACAAAGTACAGTCACAGAAACAATTAGAACTGAGAATGGTTTAATTTCAGGAGTATATAATTCAGATAAATCTGTTAAGATATTTGCTGGTTTACCTTATGCAGCTCCACCTGTAGGTAATCTACGTTGGAAAGCTCCTCAGCCTGCCAAATCATGGAGTGGAGTAAAAGCAGCGGATCATTTTTCTAACTGTGCTATGCAAAATGAAGTGCCAACTATAATAAAAGAATTGTATTATTCTCGTCTAGGTACTGATGCACTTTCAGATGCAGCGATTAAAAACAATGAACCTGTAAGTGAAGATTGCCTATATTTAAATGTTTGGACAAGTGCCAAATCCAATGTTAAAAAGCAACCAGTAATTGTATATATACATGGAGGTTCTTTTACAAGTGGCTCTGGTTCAATTGATATATATAATGGGGAATCTATGGCAAAGAAAGGTGTTGTATTTGTTACTATGAACTATAGAATTGGAATTTTTGGTTTTATGTCACATCCAGACTTGACCAAAGAATCTGGTTATAATGCTTCAGGTAACTATGGAATTTTAGATCAGATTGCTGCACTTAAATGGGTGAAGCGAAATATTGAAGCGTTTGGTGGCAATCCCAATAATGTCACAGTCGCTGGCGAATCTGCTGGTTCGATGAGTGTAAGTGTTTTAGTGGCATCACCACTTGCAAAAGGTTTGTTTCAACATGCCATTGGAGAAAGTGGAGCCATATTCGGAAGTAGAGGAGTGAAAGGAGGTCCTTCATTGACATTAAAAGAGGCTGAAAATGTTGGAGTCAATTTTGCTTCTTCACAAAACACAAATTCAATTGAAGAATTAAGAAAAATGTCTGCAAAGGACTTACTTAAGGCTTCAAAAAATGTATCAACAAGACCAATTATTGATGGATATGTTCTTCCTGATACAATCTATAATATTTTTGCAAAAGGAAAGCAAAATGATGTGCCAATTCTAATCGGAAGTAATGCCAATGAAGGAGCATTATTCATAACTTTACCTTGGCCAGAAAATGGGGCAGTAAGTGCAGAAAAATTTAAAGAGCAAGTAAGAGCTGCTTATAAAGATAAGGCAGATGAATTCTTGAAATTATTTCCTTGTAACACTGATGATGAAGCAATAAAGTCACAAGTAGAGAGTGGAACAGATCAATGGTTCAGTTGGCATATGCATACTTGGGCAAAATTACAAACAGAAACAGGTAAATCTAAGGTCTATTTGTATTATTTCAGTCATGCACAACCTGGTCCTGCAAATTGGAAGGAATTAGGTGCAACTCATGGATTTGAAATTCCATACGCATATGATAACCTAAGGCTTTTTGATTTACAATTTACTGAAGCAGATAAAAAAATTGCTAATATAATGAGTTCATATTGGTTTAACTTTGCGAAAACTGGTAATCCAAATGGCGATTCACTTCCACTGTGGACATGCTACGATGAAGAGAGTGATAGAGTTATGAATATTGGAGATTATGTTGGAACTATTCCCACACCACATAAGGAAAATTTAAAATTCTTTGATGAATATGAGGCTGGATTAAGAAACAATTAA
- a CDS encoding MarR family winged helix-turn-helix transcriptional regulator: protein MEFDLDESLGRALFKSNLLVRNNIQKQLKTFGITIDQWTILKTLYRHHCFDSTEAYNQKELAKECSKDQASLTRILDILEKKDLLKRDKSSKDRREFLILLTSEGKELIEKMLPTAQNIVKNLNHIYTEEEMSILINLLNKLIVNLE from the coding sequence TTGGAATTTGATTTGGATGAATCTTTAGGTCGTGCGTTGTTTAAGTCTAATTTACTAGTTAGGAACAATATTCAAAAGCAACTTAAGACCTTTGGAATTACAATTGATCAGTGGACTATATTAAAAACTTTATATAGGCATCATTGTTTTGATTCTACAGAAGCTTATAATCAAAAAGAATTAGCTAAAGAATGCTCTAAGGATCAAGCATCCCTAACAAGAATTTTAGATATTCTTGAAAAAAAAGATTTACTAAAGAGAGATAAATCTTCAAAGGATAGACGAGAATTTTTAATTCTTCTTACATCAGAAGGTAAGGAGCTAATCGAAAAAATGTTGCCAACAGCTCAGAATATAGTTAAAAATTTAAATCATATTTATACAGAAGAAGAAATGTCTATACTAATAAATCTTTTAAATAAATTAATTGTAAACCTAGAATAA
- a CDS encoding helix-turn-helix domain-containing protein, whose translation MDWIESIQKSIDYIEDNLESELDADILAAEIYASSFNFQRMFTILCDCTVGEYIRNRRLTLAGYEIISYDTSILDIAIKYGYETNESFTRAFTRFHGITPSKARKNKTGLNTFSHISVKTNLSGGKIMMSDFSERGYVVKETGAVYYTQDMDKTIKWFKEVLGWYGQIDSRDENGIGIYGCVNNIPIEIEMMHIAPFTGIHMFKGDTLEKMVAFMLVQGIEQLYKFVKKSGWNQITEIVTEPWGGKTCEVTTIDGCILKFFEP comes from the coding sequence GTGGATTGGATAGAAAGCATTCAAAAATCAATTGATTATATTGAAGACAACCTTGAATCAGAACTCGATGCAGATATATTAGCTGCAGAAATATACGCATCTAGTTTCAATTTTCAACGAATGTTTACAATATTGTGTGATTGTACGGTTGGAGAGTATATTAGAAATCGTAGATTAACCTTAGCAGGTTATGAAATTATAAGTTATGATACTAGTATTTTAGATATAGCCATAAAATATGGTTATGAAACTAATGAGAGTTTTACAAGAGCTTTTACTAGATTTCACGGTATTACTCCATCCAAAGCCAGAAAAAATAAAACTGGTTTAAATACATTTTCACATATATCCGTAAAAACTAATTTATCAGGAGGAAAGATAATGATGAGTGATTTTAGTGAAAGAGGTTATGTTGTAAAGGAAACAGGAGCAGTATATTATACTCAAGACATGGACAAAACAATAAAATGGTTTAAAGAAGTACTTGGATGGTATGGACAAATTGATTCAAGAGATGAAAATGGAATAGGCATATACGGTTGCGTAAACAATATACCAATAGAAATAGAGATGATGCATATTGCACCATTTACAGGAATTCACATGTTTAAAGGTGATACACTTGAAAAAATGGTTGCATTTATGCTTGTGCAGGGCATAGAACAACTATATAAATTTGTTAAGAAAAGTGGCTGGAATCAGATAACTGAAATAGTTACAGAACCTTGGGGCGGAAAAACTTGCGAAGTCACTACTATTGATGGTTGTATATTAAAGTTCTTTGAGCCATAA
- a CDS encoding aminoglycoside adenylyltransferase domain-containing protein codes for MLPVTEILNKIVNSYKDILKDNLVGIYLHGSLAMNCFNPTSSDIDFLVVIKEKLDFKEMRQLVDVLLNLSEVGPKKGFEMSVLLEKDTKNFKYPTHFVLHFSDFHKDRYINQPNYICGGFEDHDLAAHIVILRERGICLYGSPIKDIFQEVPKKYYIEAIKSDIEDSKTEIQNNPIYYILNLCRVLCFLQDGKICSKKEGGEWAIINLPEKFKDVIQGALNNYSDANNVFSVNSKNLVGFADHMLSEIENLHNKEGL; via the coding sequence ATGTTGCCTGTAACTGAAATTTTAAATAAAATCGTTAATTCGTATAAAGATATATTAAAGGATAATCTTGTTGGAATATATCTTCATGGTTCACTAGCAATGAATTGCTTTAATCCAACCTCAAGTGATATAGACTTTTTAGTAGTTATAAAAGAAAAACTAGATTTTAAAGAAATGAGACAGCTAGTTGATGTGCTATTAAATCTATCAGAAGTTGGACCTAAGAAGGGTTTTGAAATGAGTGTGCTTTTAGAGAAAGATACTAAAAATTTCAAATATCCTACACATTTTGTCTTACATTTTTCGGATTTTCATAAGGATAGATATATAAATCAACCAAATTACATTTGTGGTGGTTTTGAAGATCATGATTTGGCTGCACATATAGTTATACTACGTGAAAGAGGCATTTGCTTGTATGGAAGTCCAATAAAGGATATATTCCAGGAGGTACCTAAAAAATATTACATTGAAGCTATAAAAAGTGATATTGAGGATTCGAAAACTGAGATTCAAAATAATCCAATATATTATATATTAAATTTATGCAGAGTTTTATGTTTTTTACAAGATGGAAAGATATGCTCAAAGAAAGAGGGAGGAGAATGGGCTATAATTAATCTTCCTGAGAAATTTAAGGATGTAATTCAAGGAGCACTTAACAATTATAGTGATGCAAATAATGTATTTAGTGTAAATTCAAAGAATTTAGTTGGATTTGCAGATCACATGCTAAGTGAAATTGAAAACTTACATAATAAAGAAGGTTTATAG
- a CDS encoding GNAT family N-acetyltransferase has protein sequence MYITLQKREKEHVTVFWEKTRDEEIQKLFPFTTNSLEKSLRLFDESVKEDALSYGKVIYYDNKYIGDIWCYCIDESNKKMAMLSIVIFEKELWGKGIATIAAKKFIEEVFNKYHIIKIGAFTYSNNYGSIGLLQNNNFVEVDTFIEDGIASKYYELKREGLINVACN, from the coding sequence ATGTATATAACATTGCAAAAAAGAGAGAAAGAACATGTAACTGTATTCTGGGAAAAAACTAGAGATGAAGAAATACAAAAGTTATTTCCTTTTACTACAAACTCCTTAGAAAAATCACTGAGATTATTTGATGAATCTGTAAAGGAAGATGCTTTGAGCTACGGTAAAGTAATTTATTATGATAACAAATATATAGGAGATATTTGGTGTTATTGCATTGATGAAAGTAATAAAAAAATGGCTATGTTGAGCATAGTAATTTTTGAAAAAGAGTTATGGGGAAAAGGTATTGCAACAATAGCAGCAAAAAAATTTATAGAAGAAGTCTTCAATAAGTACCACATAATTAAAATTGGAGCTTTCACGTATTCAAATAACTATGGTTCAATTGGCCTGCTACAAAATAATAACTTTGTTGAGGTTGATACATTTATTGAAGATGGAATTGCATCTAAATATTATGAGTTAAAAAGGGAGGGACTTATCAATGTTGCCTGTAACTGA